A window of Desulfovibrio sp. TomC genomic DNA:
GGCCGCGTCCTGTTGCCGGCCAGCGCCCCACGGGCCGCTCCGGCCGCTCCCGGCCGTTCCCGGCCAAATTCCAGCCAGTCCGGATCGGCCCCGGTGCGCCGCGAAACAGCCAGCACCCAGGCCTTGGGCACGCCGTCCTTCCGTTTGGCCTGGGTCACGGCCGAGCGATGCACCCCGAGCAAAGCGGCCAGCTCGGTCTGGCTGGTCAACCCGGCCGCCTTGGCGGCCCTGGCGAAAAAGCCCTCGAAACCGCTTTCGCCCTGCTGTTGTCCGTCGCGTTCAATCATGTTGCGTTTTATAAACAACCAAACCCCGGCCCGCAAGTGTTTTTTTACGGCCAGGGCCATTTTTCGATTATTTTGCTGCCGCGCTAAAGACACCGGTCAAGACAGCCGAAAAGAGCAGCGACACAGGTTCTCGCCACGGCCGGGCCGGGGCAGCTTCGACAAGGAAGTCCGTTATGAACGCACCTGCCAAGCACCACCGCGCCAGAGGCGTCGCACTCGGCCATCAGGAAGATCCGGCCGAACGCGCCCAGCGCATCGAAGAGCTCAAGCGCCGCGTGGAATCAGGCACCTACCTGATCCAGCGCTACGAGATCATCGAAGGCCTCCTCGACGCCCTGGCCACCGAAACCGACTAGGACGATTTCCGTCTTTTGCCGGCGCTCTCGGCCCATGCTCCAGGCTCTATCGCATACACGGTTTCCTCTCGCAACTTACTCCGCCTCGCCCCCTAAAAGCAGGCCGACGGCGTCGTCCAGGGTCCAGGGCGCATCGAGTCGGGCCGTGAAGGCCGGACAGTCGATGCCGGCGCAGTGCAGAAAAAGCCGCTCCCCCGCCTGACCATATCCGTAGAGCGGGTCACCCACCAATGGATGGCCCAGATAAGCCAGATGGGCGCGGATCTGATGGCGCGCCCCTTTGTTGATGACGCAGCGGAAAAGGGTTGCCCCGCCGCTGGCGGTCAGGGCCTCCACATCGGTCATGCGCAGGGAGTCAACCGACAGGCGCGCCAGCACCCGGGTCTTGCGGCGATCGGCCGCGTCCAGTTCGTTTTCCACCCGAAAAAACCCCTGCGTCTCGCCCCAGCCAACGGCCATATAGGTCTTGACCACCCGGCCCGACTCTTCCATGTCCCGGTACGCTTGCGCCGCCTCATCGGAAAAGGCCACGGGCAAAAGCCCGGTGGTCAGCCGGTCCAGACGCGAGAGGAGCACCAGCGGCCGGCCCGGGAAGATCGCCGGCAACAGGTTCTCGACGCTTTCGCCGCCGCCGTGGGCCAAAGACGAGGTATTGAGTCCGGCCGGCTTGGCCACGACGGCGTAGTCGCCGACGGCCATGACCACCGGCACGTCGGCCGGACCAAAAGCCGCTTCCCGGACAACCGGGGACACGATGAGTTCCTGTCCGGGCCGCACCCGGTAGCCGCACGGTTTGTCCCGTCCGTCCACGGTCACAGCCCCGGATTCCACCAGCCGCCGCCGGCCGCGAAGCCCGGTGTCGGGCAAAAGCAGTTCCAATACCCGGTCGAGGCGCCAGCCGTCGGCTGTGGCCGGAATCGTCAGTTTGTCAGTTTCCTTGTGCATCCGCCTATCATAGGCTTCGCCCGGCCAAGCGCAAGGGCTGCGACATTGCGCCTGGGGCCGGTTCCAGGTAGTTTTACGTTCATTTTCGCAAGGAGCCGTCCCATGCTCATCCAGGTCAAGGCCTCGGCCGGGTCGGGCAAGACCCATGCCCTGACCCACCGCTTTCTCTCCCTCGTCCTTGGGGCCAGCCGCGACCTGCCCCGGGCCTGCGGCGACCTGGGCGACGCCGCCTATGCCGTGCCGGACATCCTGGCGGTGACGTTTACCAACAAGGCCGCCGCTGAAATGCGCGAGCGGGTCATCGAGGCGCTCAAAAAAATGGCCCTGGGCCAGGCCGGCGGCAGCGCCCGGGACCGGACCACGGCCCGGCGCGAACTGGAATCGCTCCTGATCCACGCCCAGCGCCTCAATATCCGGACCATCGACAGCCTGCTCTATCTCATGGCCCGGGTGTTCGCCCTGGAGCTGGGCCTGCGCCCGGATTTCGAGCCGTGTTTCGACGACAAGGGCATCTTAAACGACCTCTACGACCGGCTGGCCGCCACCCTGCCGGCCGATCCGGGGCTGGCCCGCCAGTTTTCCGAGGCGGCCGGGGCGCTTTTTGGCCGCACCAAGGGT
This region includes:
- a CDS encoding pseudouridine synthase, with protein sequence MHKETDKLTIPATADGWRLDRVLELLLPDTGLRGRRRLVESGAVTVDGRDKPCGYRVRPGQELIVSPVVREAAFGPADVPVVMAVGDYAVVAKPAGLNTSSLAHGGGESVENLLPAIFPGRPLVLLSRLDRLTTGLLPVAFSDEAAQAYRDMEESGRVVKTYMAVGWGETQGFFRVENELDAADRRKTRVLARLSVDSLRMTDVEALTASGGATLFRCVINKGARHQIRAHLAYLGHPLVGDPLYGYGQAGERLFLHCAGIDCPAFTARLDAPWTLDDAVGLLLGGEAE
- a CDS encoding flagellar biosynthesis anti-sigma factor FlgM: MNAPAKHHRARGVALGHQEDPAERAQRIEELKRRVESGTYLIQRYEIIEGLLDALATETD